The segment CTCGGTGATGTACTCGCCCAGCAGGTAGACTCCCGGCGGGTCCGAGGGGATGCGCCGGGCCTTGGGGTCGATCTGGACCCCGCCTTCGAGCTCCTGCAGCAGCCGGGGCGGCAGCCGGTCGACGATCTCTTCCGCCCAGGACGTGAAGGTCTCGAAGTCCACGGGGACGAACCGGTGCCGCCGCAGGCGGCGCGGCCGGCGGGCCGGGGGGCGGGCCGGCCCTTGACCAGCAAGCTCCATGGTGGTGGGCTTCCCTCCCCTCGGGGCCCCGGCGGGGCCGGCGCCGGCGGGGCCGTGGATCAGCGGCGGGCCAGTTCCTCCACTGCCGCCAGCAGCCGGTCAACCTCTGCGACCGTGTTGTAGGGCGCCAGGCCCACCCGGACCAGGCCGCCCGACGCCGCCAGGCCCAGGCGTTCGACCAAGGTGACGGCATAGAAGTCGCCGTCCCAGACGAACAGGCCCCGCTCGGCCAGGTACCGGGCGACGTCGGCCGGATGATGCCCGGCCACGGTGAAGGACACCGTGGGGGTGCGGGGATGGCCTTCGGGAGGCCCGTAGACCTTGACCCCCGCCAGGGCGGCCAGGCCGGCCCGCAGGCGCGCTGCCAGGGGCGCCTCGTGGGCCTCGATGGCGTGCATGCCGGCCAGGATCTCGGCCCGGCGGCCGGTGGCCTCGCCCAGCACCGGCCGGAAGGTGTCCAGGTAGCGGCGGCCCAGGCGGGCGATGAAGTCGATGGCCGCGACCACCCCGGCCAGCCCCTCGTGGTTCAGGGTCCCCGTCTCGATCTTCTCCGGTGCCGAGGGCGACTGGGGCCGCACCCGGTAGGTGGCCAGCGCCTCGAAAGCCGCCCGGCGCCCGTAGAGCACGCCCACGTGGGGGCCGAAGAACTTGTAGGCCGAGCAGAGCAGGAAGTCGCAGCCGACGGCCCGGACGTCGACGGGCCCGTGGGGCGCGTAGTGGACGGCGTCGACCACCGCCAGGGCGCCGGCGTCGTGGGCCATGCGCACGGCCCGGGCCACGTCGTTGATGGTGCCCACCGCGTTGGAGGCCCAGCCGATGGCCACCACCCGGGTGCGGCGCCCCAGCAGGCCTGCCAGCTGATCCAGGTCCAGGGTGCAGGTCTCCGGGTCCACGGGCAGCCAGCGGATGACGGCCCCCTGTTCCTCCAGGGCCAGCCAGGGGCTGACGTTGGCGTCATGGTCCAGCTCGGTCACCACGATCTCGTCGCCCGGGCGCAGGGTGCGGCCGATGGCCCGCGCCAGGTTGAAGTTGAGCGTGGTCATGTTGGCACCAAAGGCGATCTCGGCGGGCGTGGCCCCCAGGAAGTCGGCCAGGGCGGCCCGGGCCTCGGCGATGGTTTCGTCGGTGGCCCTGCTGGTCATAAAGGCACCGTGGGTGTTGGCATTCTTCTTGACCAGGTAGGCGGCCATGGCCTCGATCACCGCCTGGGGGACCTGGGTCCCGCCGGGCCCGTCCAGAAAGGCTGCAGGATGGCCGTTGACGGTCAGCTCCAGGGCGGGGAACTCCGCCCGGCACCAGGAGAGGTCGATGGCCCCCGCCGCGGCCGCGGCAGGGGCCGGAATCTGCTTGTCCACGGGCATGACCCTCCAGACGACGCGACCCGAAAGTCGAAGGCGCGCGAAGATTCCTTGAACGGCTGTCCTTTGTGATTGCTTAGGGGCGGGCGGCCCGGTTCCTGCCGAACACGCCGCTGGCCGGGGCTGCGGGCCTGGTGGGGCGCCCGGCCCGCTCCTGTCCGCACCCGCGCTCTCGCGCGGCCACCCGCTACCCCTCGCCGGCCGTGTTGAAGCCCTGCCCCATCTCAAAGTCGGTATAGCCGCTGAACCGGCTGGCGCGGAGGGCTTCGGTGCCTTCCAGCGGGCGGCCGCCCAGCGCCGGTTCTTCCCCCAGGACGAACCGGGCGACCAGCTCCCCCACCGCCGGTGCTCGCATCACGCCGAAGCCGTTGAAGCCCACCGCCAGGTGCAGGCCTTCAACGCCTCCGTAGGGACCCAGCAGCGGCCGCCGGTCCGGGGTGGCATCACACAGGTGAGCCCAGCCGCGAACCAGCTCGGCGCCCCGGGCCGCCGGCAGCCGGTGCTCGAGCCGTGCCCGGCAGGCTGCGATGAACTCGGGGTCGGGCTCGCGGCGGAAGGCGGCAGGGTCCTGTTCCACCAGCTGGGTGCCGTCGCCCACGGCCAGGAAGCCCTCCCGCGGCAGCCAGTAATATTCGCCCGTGACGTCGTGCAG is part of the Thermaerobacter subterraneus DSM 13965 genome and harbors:
- a CDS encoding cysteine desulfurase-like protein produces the protein MPVDKQIPAPAAAAAGAIDLSWCRAEFPALELTVNGHPAAFLDGPGGTQVPQAVIEAMAAYLVKKNANTHGAFMTSRATDETIAEARAALADFLGATPAEIAFGANMTTLNFNLARAIGRTLRPGDEIVVTELDHDANVSPWLALEEQGAVIRWLPVDPETCTLDLDQLAGLLGRRTRVVAIGWASNAVGTINDVARAVRMAHDAGALAVVDAVHYAPHGPVDVRAVGCDFLLCSAYKFFGPHVGVLYGRRAAFEALATYRVRPQSPSAPEKIETGTLNHEGLAGVVAAIDFIARLGRRYLDTFRPVLGEATGRRAEILAGMHAIEAHEAPLAARLRAGLAALAGVKVYGPPEGHPRTPTVSFTVAGHHPADVARYLAERGLFVWDGDFYAVTLVERLGLAASGGLVRVGLAPYNTVAEVDRLLAAVEELARR